The Enterococcus sp. 7F3_DIV0205 genome has a window encoding:
- a CDS encoding ATP-dependent DNA helicase → MQNTQRIAVRRLVEFILRRGSIDARHTSEHTALEGAKIHRKLQKKAGENYQKEVKLAINIELNHQAYIIEGRADGIFIDDKKRTVIDEIKTSEPAFSDLLEEQIDMYWYQVMCYGHIYCQQEDLESITLQLTYYQTTTDDITRQEKEFSKEELEEFFDALTKKYEQWLIFKANWRKIRNQSLQDLSFPYGDYRAGQRELAVAVYKTILSDQKLFVEAPTGTGKTISTLFPTLKAIGEEQAERVFYLTAKTITRQVAEDAVEAMKQKDMKLKSVTLTAKDKICFLSERNCTPEACPFANGYYDRLNEGLWDLLNNEHQFTREVIEFYARKHTLCPFELSLDVSLWCDLVICDYNYLFDPVVYLRRFFEDQTEVKENIFLVDEVHNLVNRSREMYSAELSKNKLSALKQTLDKKQTKLVRALSKIEKEFDKIKQICEEEGKEFLHQHGPIDSLVKVAYSLVEKIKEWLPENQDHIELNQVLSVYFELLNYTKISEGYDDHYCTYVNCQNHDIIVKQFCIDPNYLLQQKLDKGKASILFSASLTPLDYYQEILGGGEDSLRYRIPSPFPKENQLLVIEKYIQTTYKERADNHVKIVDSLTNMIQQKTGNYFVFFPSYSYMDSIYELFKEKNPQVKTKIQASMMNEAEREAYLADFELDPTETLVGFCVLGGIFSEGIDLKGSRLIGTAIVGVGLPQINHEQELIKGYYDQEKNQGFQFAYQIPGMNKVLQAAGRVIRDTDDKGVVLLLDQRFSTLPVQRLFPPHWNQVQTSFSHERTKQLMHDFWQ, encoded by the coding sequence ATGCAGAATACGCAAAGAATCGCAGTCCGCAGATTAGTGGAGTTTATTTTACGCAGAGGCAGTATCGATGCTCGGCATACAAGTGAACACACCGCATTAGAAGGTGCTAAGATTCACCGGAAGCTTCAAAAGAAAGCTGGTGAAAATTATCAAAAAGAAGTTAAATTAGCCATTAACATAGAATTGAATCATCAAGCATACATAATTGAAGGTCGAGCGGACGGTATTTTTATTGATGATAAAAAACGGACAGTGATTGACGAGATCAAAACATCGGAACCAGCATTTTCTGATTTGTTAGAAGAACAAATAGACATGTATTGGTATCAAGTGATGTGTTATGGACATATTTATTGTCAGCAAGAGGACTTGGAGTCAATTACATTACAGTTGACCTATTATCAAACAACAACGGACGATATTACTCGCCAAGAAAAAGAATTTAGCAAAGAAGAACTAGAAGAATTCTTTGATGCTTTGACCAAAAAATACGAACAATGGTTGATCTTTAAGGCAAATTGGCGTAAAATTCGGAATCAGTCTTTACAGGATTTATCTTTTCCTTATGGAGACTACCGAGCAGGACAAAGAGAATTAGCAGTAGCAGTTTATAAAACAATTTTAAGTGATCAAAAGCTTTTTGTTGAAGCACCGACTGGAACAGGTAAGACCATTTCAACCTTATTTCCAACTTTAAAGGCAATCGGTGAGGAACAAGCGGAAAGAGTTTTTTATTTAACTGCTAAAACGATCACGCGCCAAGTGGCAGAAGATGCAGTAGAAGCAATGAAACAAAAGGATATGAAATTAAAAAGTGTGACGCTAACAGCTAAAGATAAGATTTGTTTTTTGAGTGAGCGCAATTGTACGCCAGAAGCTTGTCCTTTTGCGAATGGTTATTATGATCGTTTAAATGAAGGGCTCTGGGATTTATTAAATAATGAACATCAATTTACCCGTGAAGTTATTGAATTTTACGCACGAAAGCATACGTTATGTCCATTTGAATTATCGTTAGATGTTAGTCTGTGGTGCGATTTAGTGATCTGTGATTACAATTATTTATTTGATCCAGTTGTTTATTTAAGACGTTTTTTTGAGGACCAGACTGAAGTCAAAGAGAATATTTTTTTGGTAGATGAAGTGCATAACTTAGTCAATCGTTCACGGGAAATGTATTCAGCGGAGCTATCTAAAAATAAGCTATCCGCATTGAAACAAACACTTGATAAAAAACAAACCAAACTGGTTCGGGCACTTAGCAAAATCGAAAAAGAATTTGATAAAATCAAACAGATCTGTGAGGAAGAAGGAAAAGAATTTCTACATCAACATGGACCAATTGATTCTCTAGTTAAAGTGGCCTATTCATTAGTTGAAAAAATCAAAGAGTGGCTTCCGGAAAATCAAGATCATATTGAGCTGAATCAAGTCTTATCTGTTTATTTTGAATTGTTGAATTATACTAAAATCAGCGAAGGATATGATGATCATTATTGTACGTATGTAAATTGTCAAAATCATGACATCATCGTGAAACAATTTTGTATAGATCCAAACTATTTATTACAACAAAAACTAGATAAAGGGAAAGCCAGCATTTTATTTTCGGCAAGTCTAACACCGCTAGATTACTATCAAGAGATTTTAGGTGGTGGGGAAGACAGTTTGCGTTATCGAATCCCAAGTCCTTTTCCAAAAGAAAATCAGTTATTAGTAATCGAAAAGTACATTCAGACTACATACAAAGAACGCGCGGATAATCATGTTAAGATTGTAGATAGTCTGACGAATATGATCCAGCAAAAAACGGGAAATTACTTCGTGTTCTTTCCATCGTATTCCTATATGGATAGCATTTATGAACTATTCAAAGAAAAAAATCCTCAGGTCAAAACCAAAATTCAGGCAAGTATGATGAATGAAGCAGAACGGGAAGCATATTTAGCTGATTTTGAGTTGGACCCAACAGAAACTTTAGTTGGTTTTTGTGTTTTAGGAGGAATTTTTTCAGAAGGGATCGATTTAAAAGGAAGCCGCTTGATCGGTACGGCAATCGTGGGAGTGGGGCTGCCGCAAATCAATCATGAACAAGAGCTGATCAAAGGATATTATGATCAGGAAAAAAATCAAGGCTTTCAATTTGCGTACCAGATACCTGGGATGAATAAAGTTTTGCAAGCGGCAGGTCGAGTTATCAGAGATACTGATGATAAAGGAGTCGTATTACTTTTGGATCAGCGGTTTTCAACACTGCCTGTTCAACGTCTCTTTCCGCCTCATTGGAATCAGGTCCAAACATCTTTTTCTCATGAGCGGACAAAACAGCTGATGCACGATTTCTGGCAATGA
- a CDS encoding Bax inhibitor-1/YccA family protein: MNNGAVANVGLNKFYSKIYAFLAMGIGISAVVSYLVLNVFFMEIVMFLAKYPFAFYGIWIAELVLVIFLGVKAMKNPTLAISGFILYSVLNGITLAVTLAMYTEGTIVTAFVSAAATFGGMSLIGIFTKRDLSAMGHAAYSALIGLIIAIFLNAFVLKSGPVDYLISILMVIIFAGITAYDNQKIRTLYTQTGGQPGTGIAVFMALQLYLDFINLFIAFLRIFGKNN, translated from the coding sequence ATGAATAATGGAGCAGTAGCCAATGTTGGCTTGAACAAATTCTATTCAAAAATTTACGCATTTTTAGCGATGGGAATCGGGATCAGTGCGGTAGTATCTTATTTAGTTTTAAATGTATTTTTTATGGAAATCGTGATGTTTTTAGCCAAATATCCCTTTGCTTTTTATGGTATTTGGATCGCTGAGTTGGTTTTAGTTATCTTTTTAGGTGTTAAAGCTATGAAGAATCCAACTTTAGCAATCAGTGGTTTCATCCTTTACTCTGTGTTAAATGGTATTACATTAGCAGTTACTTTAGCGATGTATACAGAAGGCACGATTGTAACGGCCTTTGTTAGTGCAGCTGCTACATTTGGCGGTATGTCGTTGATCGGTATTTTTACTAAACGAGATCTTTCAGCAATGGGACACGCAGCATATAGCGCTTTGATCGGTTTGATCATCGCCATTTTCCTAAATGCTTTTGTTTTAAAGAGTGGACCAGTTGACTATTTGATTTCAATTTTGATGGTCATTATCTTTGCTGGAATCACAGCATACGATAACCAAAAAATTCGTACTCTATATACGCAAACTGGTGGACAACCAGGAACGGGTATCGCTGTATTCATGGCGTTACAATTATATCTTGACTTCATCAATTTATTCATAGCATTCTTGCGTATATTTGGTAAAAATAATTAA
- a CDS encoding MaoC family dehydratase, which yields MNIGKPRKLGKTIEDIEEGDSLSLTESIEDKDLLLYLGLTNDANPLYIQHDYAQKTEYGKPIVPSIMLMGIITSAISKHLPGPGSHVVNFSVNFVEPVFHYETLTFQFEVIKVDKMKDVVTISIEAVNEEEDRVLDAVVMVQPPQVTLADLEEKEGNIDE from the coding sequence ATCGAAGATATTGAGGAAGGCGATTCGCTGTCTTTAACCGAATCGATCGAAGATAAAGACTTGCTTCTTTATTTGGGCTTAACCAACGATGCCAATCCCTTATATATCCAACATGATTATGCCCAAAAAACAGAATATGGCAAACCAATCGTTCCATCGATTATGTTGATGGGAATCATTACCAGCGCAATTTCAAAACATTTACCTGGCCCTGGCTCTCATGTGGTCAATTTTTCAGTGAACTTCGTAGAACCAGTTTTTCATTATGAGACACTGACATTTCAATTTGAAGTGATCAAGGTAGATAAGATGAAAGATGTTGTGACGATTTCGATTGAAGCGGTCAATGAAGAAGAAGATCGAGTACTTGATGCGGTCGTAATGGTTCAGCCACCTCAAGTGACATTAGCGGATTTAGAGGAGAAAGAAGGAAATATAGATGAATAA
- the argJ gene encoding bifunctional glutamate N-acetyltransferase/amino-acid acetyltransferase ArgJ produces the protein MGNFENIPKGFRFYGTHVGIKKKRKDFGLIVADDVCHAAAVFTKNTFCGECIPIGKDHVKNAELQAVVVTSGIANVATGKIGRENEYKILDCLSDKLMIKKENILPSSTGMIGPQLPIDVIEDFLETESIDLKEDYEDFAHAILTTDQRIKVRSLKIGAATILGIVKGSGMIEPNMATMLAYIVTDAKIEKEEIHSILKVAVDQSFNTISIDTDTSTSDTVALLASGHHEIKPSELQKALDQICKELALDVVKDAEGATKTMFVTVKNAETKEQAKNAGKSIINSPLVKTALFGNDPNWGRIAMALGKTDGLMFDQNKVEIFYGTYPIFSNNKEKTQNIDQITEYIEQNEDIYLTVDLHQGVENFEVIGCDLSYEYVKINSDYST, from the coding sequence ATGGGGAATTTTGAAAACATACCAAAGGGATTTAGGTTTTATGGAACGCATGTTGGAATCAAGAAAAAAAGAAAAGATTTTGGGTTGATCGTGGCTGATGATGTTTGTCACGCTGCAGCAGTTTTTACAAAGAATACATTTTGTGGCGAATGTATACCTATCGGGAAAGACCATGTGAAAAATGCTGAATTACAAGCAGTTGTAGTGACGAGTGGTATCGCCAATGTTGCAACTGGGAAAATAGGGAGAGAAAATGAATACAAAATTTTAGACTGCTTATCAGATAAGCTAATGATTAAAAAAGAGAATATTCTGCCTTCCTCTACAGGGATGATTGGACCTCAATTACCAATCGATGTTATTGAGGACTTTTTAGAAACAGAATCGATCGACCTCAAAGAAGACTATGAAGATTTCGCCCATGCTATTTTGACCACAGATCAACGAATCAAAGTTCGTAGCTTAAAAATTGGTGCTGCAACTATTTTAGGCATTGTCAAAGGCTCAGGAATGATTGAACCTAATATGGCAACGATGTTGGCCTATATTGTAACAGATGCAAAAATTGAGAAAGAAGAGATTCATTCTATTTTGAAAGTAGCTGTTGACCAATCTTTCAACACGATCAGCATCGATACAGATACAAGCACTAGTGACACTGTAGCACTTTTAGCCAGTGGTCATCATGAAATCAAACCGAGCGAATTACAAAAGGCGTTGGATCAAATTTGTAAGGAATTAGCTTTAGATGTGGTAAAAGACGCTGAGGGTGCTACGAAGACAATGTTTGTCACAGTGAAAAATGCTGAAACCAAGGAGCAGGCAAAAAATGCTGGGAAATCAATCATCAACTCTCCTTTAGTGAAAACTGCATTATTTGGTAACGATCCTAACTGGGGTCGAATTGCAATGGCCCTTGGTAAAACCGACGGCTTGATGTTTGACCAGAATAAAGTTGAAATTTTTTATGGAACATACCCGATTTTTTCAAATAACAAAGAAAAAACACAAAATATCGATCAAATCACAGAGTACATCGAACAAAATGAAGATATCTATTTAACGGTAGATTTACATCAAGGAGTAGAAAATTTTGAAGTAATTGGCTGTGATTTAAGCTATGAATATGTCAAAATAAATAGTGATTATTCCACTTGA